In one Gallus gallus isolate bGalGal1 chromosome 20, bGalGal1.mat.broiler.GRCg7b, whole genome shotgun sequence genomic region, the following are encoded:
- the ADA gene encoding adenosine deaminase, which yields MERGVRVFGEPKVELHIHLDGAIRPETILHFGKKRGVPLPGSTVDELMKHVSYQTPLSLKLFLEKFNHYMPAIAGDREAVRRIAYELVETKAKEGVVYVEVRYSPHLLANCRVEPIPWGQAEGDLTPEEVVNLVNQGLQDGERDFRIKARSILCCMRHMPSWSPEVVELCKKYQNNSVVAIDLAGDELLMASSDHKAAYEEAERCGIHRTVHAGEAGPATMIKEAVYLLKAERIGHGYHVLEDPELYRELLRTRMHFEVCPWSSYLTGACLPDFRKHPVVQFKKDQANYSINTDDPLIFNSNIDKDYGIVKEYMDFTEEDFKRVNINAAQSSFLPEKEKQELLNTLYEAYGMVPATS from the exons GTAGAACTTCACATCCACCTGGATGGAGCCATTCGGCCAGAAACAATCTTACACTTCGGCAA GAAAAGAGGGGTTCCACTCCCTGGCAGCACTGTGGATGAACTCATGAAGCACGTCAGCTACCAAACACCGCTATCGCTTAAACTGTTTCTAGAGAAATTTAATCACTACATGCCCGCCATTGC gggGGACCGCGAGGCGGTGCGGAGGATCGCGTATGAGCTGGTGGAGACGAAGGCAAAGGAAGGCGTCGTCTACGTGGAGGTGCGCTACAGCCCTCACCTGCTGGCCAACTGCCGCGTGGAGCCCATCCCCTGGGGACAGGCTGA gggagacctcactCCAGAGGAAGTTGTTAACCTCGTAAATCAGGGACTGCAGGATGGAGAAAGGGATTTCCGCATCAAAGCCAGGTCTATTCTATGCTGCATGCGCCATATGCCAA GTTGGTCTCCAGAGGTGGTGGAGCTGTGCAAGAAGTATCAAAACAACTCTGTGGTGGCCATAGACCTGGCTGGGGATGAGTTGCTGATGGCTTCTTCTGATCATAAGGCGGCTTATGAG GAAGCAGAACGATGTGGCATCCATCGCACTGTCCATGCTGGGGAGGCCGGGCCAGCTACCATGATCAAAGAG gCTGTGTACCTCCTGAAGGCCGAGCGCATCGGCCACGGCTACCACGTGCTGGAGGACCCCGAGCTGTACAGGGAGCTGCTGAGAACCAGGATGCACTTTGAG GTCTGCCCCTGGTCCAGCTATCTGACTGGAGCATGTCTTCCGGACTTCAGGAAACACCCAGTAGTACA GTTTAAGAAGGATCAAGCTAATTATTCTATCAACACCGATGACCCCCTCATCTTCAATTCCAACATTGACAAGGATTACGGCATAGTGAAAGAGTACATGGACTTCACTGAGGAGGATTTCAAGAGAGTG AATATCAATGCAGCTCAGTCCAGCTTCTTacctgagaaagaaaagcaggagcTTCTTAATACGCTGTATGAAGCCTATGGGATGGTGCCTGCCACCTCGTGA
- the PKIG gene encoding cAMP-dependent protein kinase inhibitor gamma isoform X2 → MSKQDLKAPFTVSCHLCHRELNRISSDTKVFCSLCKTRLETEQNSEENVRAGRRNAVHDIQRDANTISMRKLTKDISELGVEGAESEEASTSSECDPAARPKEQESKPSP, encoded by the exons ATGTCCAAGCAGGACTTGAAGGCACCCTTTACCGTGTCGTGCCACCTGTGCCACAGAGAGCTGAACAGGATTTCCTCTGACACAAAAGTCTTCTGCAGTTTGTGCAAAACCAGGTTAGAGACAGAGCAAAATTCTGAGGAGAATGTGAG GGCTGGCCGGAGGAATGCTGTCCATGACATCCAGAGGGATGCAAACACCATCAGCATGCGCAAGCTGACCAAGGACATCAGCGAGCTCGGCGTGGAAGGGGCAg AGAGTGAAGAAGCCAGCACCTCTTCTGAGTGCGACCCTGCAGCAAGACCTAAGGAGCAAGAAAGCAAACCCTCCCCGTGA
- the PKIG gene encoding cAMP-dependent protein kinase inhibitor gamma isoform X1: protein MSKQDLKAPFTVSCHLCHRELNRISSDTKVFCSLCKTRLETEQNSEENVRILKEYRDAMEVESSTYTDFISCDRAGRRNAVHDIQRDANTISMRKLTKDISELGVEGAESEEASTSSECDPAARPKEQESKPSP, encoded by the exons ATGTCCAAGCAGGACTTGAAGGCACCCTTTACCGTGTCGTGCCACCTGTGCCACAGAGAGCTGAACAGGATTTCCTCTGACACAAAAGTCTTCTGCAGTTTGTGCAAAACCAGGTTAGAGACAGAGCAAAATTCTGAGGAGAATGTGAG gaTTTTGAAGGAGTATAGAGATGCGATGGAGGTAGAGTCCAGCACATACACAGACTTCATTTCCTGCGACAGGGCTGGCCGGAGGAATGCTGTCCATGACATCCAGAGGGATGCAAACACCATCAGCATGCGCAAGCTGACCAAGGACATCAGCGAGCTCGGCGTGGAAGGGGCAg AGAGTGAAGAAGCCAGCACCTCTTCTGAGTGCGACCCTGCAGCAAGACCTAAGGAGCAAGAAAGCAAACCCTCCCCGTGA
- the PKIG gene encoding cAMP-dependent protein kinase inhibitor gamma has translation MEVESSTYTDFISCDRAGRRNAVHDIQRDANTISMRKLTKDISELGVEGAESEEASTSSECDPAARPKEQESKPSP, from the exons ATGGAGGTAGAGTCCAGCACATACACAGACTTCATTTCCTGCGACAGGGCTGGCCGGAGGAATGCTGTCCATGACATCCAGAGGGATGCAAACACCATCAGCATGCGCAAGCTGACCAAGGACATCAGCGAGCTCGGCGTGGAAGGGGCAg AGAGTGAAGAAGCCAGCACCTCTTCTGAGTGCGACCCTGCAGCAAGACCTAAGGAGCAAGAAAGCAAACCCTCCCCGTGA